In Streptomyces sp. NBC_00414, a single window of DNA contains:
- a CDS encoding YcnI family copper-binding membrane protein translates to MKASRIAATGVVAASAVLVLSGPAFAHVSVQPEGTAAKGGYATVNFKVPNERDKASTTKLEINFPAEHPLASVMPQPVDGWNVKVTKSKLDKPLEMHGEKINEAVTKVTWTADGKGIQPGFFQKFPLSIGALPEDTDELVFKAIQTYSNNEVVRWIETQKDGEEEPETPAPVLALSAATDDHHGSAASDDDADAKESDDAKAAANASTTEAASTDSSDTTARVLGVVGIVVGVAGVAFGVLAGRRRTNA, encoded by the coding sequence ATGAAGGCTTCTCGTATCGCCGCGACCGGTGTCGTCGCCGCCTCCGCCGTCCTCGTCCTGTCCGGCCCCGCGTTCGCGCACGTCAGCGTGCAGCCCGAGGGCACGGCCGCCAAGGGCGGCTACGCGACGGTCAACTTCAAGGTGCCGAACGAGCGCGACAAGGCCTCGACCACCAAGCTGGAGATCAACTTCCCGGCCGAGCACCCGCTCGCCTCGGTCATGCCGCAGCCCGTCGACGGCTGGAACGTCAAGGTCACCAAGTCCAAGCTCGACAAGCCGCTCGAAATGCACGGCGAGAAGATCAACGAGGCCGTCACCAAGGTCACCTGGACCGCGGACGGCAAGGGCATCCAGCCCGGCTTCTTCCAGAAGTTCCCGCTCTCCATCGGCGCGCTGCCCGAGGACACCGACGAGCTGGTGTTCAAGGCGATCCAGACGTACTCCAACAACGAGGTCGTGCGCTGGATCGAGACGCAGAAGGACGGCGAGGAGGAGCCCGAGACGCCGGCTCCGGTGCTCGCGCTGTCCGCCGCCACCGACGACCACCACGGCTCCGCCGCCTCCGACGACGACGCCGACGCCAAGGAGAGCGACGACGCGAAGGCCGCCGCCAACGCCTCGACGACCGAGGCGGCCTCCACCGACAGCAGCGACACCACGGCCCGTGTGCTGGGCGTGGTGGGCATCGTCGTCGGCGTGGCGGGCGTGGCGTTCGGTGTTCTCGCCGGCCGTCGGCGTACCAACGCATAA
- a CDS encoding MFS transporter: MRNRSAASGAGRKAPARASRTVPPAGPQRVLALAQLSNSVGDGAYFVTSALYFTHVVGLAPARVGLGLTIAWAVGSVVGVPLGRLADRRGPRGTAVLLALATSVAVASFLVVRGFVPFVLAACAYATAQSGLAAARQALLAGLVSRQERTGLLAHLQSTLNAGLAVGAGLGGLALHAGSRAAYLGVFALDAASFLLCAAVLLRLPAVDGTHARVEAVKGPGRWRGRGHGRGAPGVLRDRPYAVVALLNTVLLLRMPLLSLGVPLWIAERTEAPTWVVSALFVLNTGAVMLFQVRTARGVTGTASATRAVRRSGFVMLASCAVFALSAGVPPWTAVGVLTVGAVLQVVAEMQQSAGSWQLSFDLAPADRVGEYQGFFGTGVTVARTLGPLVLTALLVGWGTPGWLLLGGLTLAASYVMGPAVRWATENRPAARTDGPVAAAPADSTAMASADSTAVVSADSPATGAVDSRTAELSDGRTASPPVKRPVPVD; this comes from the coding sequence ATGAGGAACCGATCAGCAGCATCCGGGGCCGGGCGGAAGGCTCCCGCGCGGGCGAGCCGTACGGTCCCGCCCGCGGGGCCGCAGCGGGTACTGGCCCTGGCCCAGTTGAGCAACTCCGTCGGGGACGGCGCCTACTTCGTCACCTCCGCCCTCTACTTCACGCACGTCGTCGGGCTCGCGCCCGCGCGCGTGGGGCTCGGGCTCACCATCGCGTGGGCGGTCGGCTCGGTGGTGGGCGTGCCCCTGGGCCGGCTCGCCGACCGTCGGGGGCCGCGCGGCACCGCGGTGCTCCTGGCGCTGGCCACGAGTGTCGCCGTGGCGTCCTTCCTCGTCGTACGGGGCTTCGTGCCGTTCGTGCTGGCCGCGTGCGCGTACGCGACCGCGCAGTCGGGGCTCGCGGCCGCCCGGCAGGCGCTGCTGGCCGGGCTGGTGTCCCGCCAGGAGCGCACGGGGCTGCTCGCGCACCTCCAGTCGACGCTCAACGCCGGGCTCGCGGTGGGCGCGGGGCTCGGCGGACTCGCGTTGCACGCCGGGTCGCGGGCGGCCTACCTCGGGGTGTTCGCGCTGGACGCGGCGAGTTTCCTGTTGTGCGCGGCGGTGCTGCTGCGGCTGCCGGCCGTCGACGGGACGCACGCACGCGTGGAGGCCGTCAAAGGGCCGGGACGGTGGCGCGGGCGGGGGCACGGACGGGGCGCGCCCGGCGTGCTGCGCGACCGTCCCTACGCTGTCGTGGCCCTCCTCAACACCGTGCTGCTGCTGCGGATGCCGCTGCTGAGCCTGGGCGTCCCCCTGTGGATCGCCGAACGGACCGAGGCCCCGACGTGGGTGGTGTCCGCGCTGTTCGTGCTCAACACCGGTGCGGTGATGCTCTTCCAGGTACGGACGGCCCGCGGGGTGACGGGCACGGCGTCGGCCACGCGCGCGGTACGGCGCTCGGGGTTCGTGATGCTGGCTTCGTGCGCGGTGTTCGCCCTGTCCGCCGGGGTGCCGCCCTGGACGGCGGTCGGCGTGCTGACGGTCGGCGCGGTACTCCAGGTCGTCGCCGAGATGCAGCAGTCGGCGGGGTCCTGGCAGCTCTCCTTCGACCTCGCGCCTGCCGACCGCGTGGGCGAGTACCAGGGCTTCTTCGGTACGGGTGTGACGGTGGCGCGGACGCTCGGCCCGCTGGTGCTGACGGCGCTGCTCGTCGGGTGGGGGACGCCGGGCTGGCTGCTCCTGGGCGGGCTGACGCTGGCGGCCTCCTACGTGATGGGTCCCGCGGTGCGGTGGGCGACGGAGAATCGGCCCGCCGCCCGGACGGACGGCCCGGTCGCCGCCGCACCGGCGGACAGCACCGCCATGGCGTCGGCGGACAGCACCGCCGTCGTGTCGGCGGACAGCCCGGCCACCGGTGCGGTGGACAGCCGGACCGCCGAACTGTCCGACGGCCGGACCGCCTCACCGCCGGTCAAGCGGCCGGTACCGGTGGACTGA
- a CDS encoding aminopeptidase P family protein, whose translation MSEALNPETPEAVLDDAADQADEEEPIKQRKNGLYPGVSDELAESMKSGWADTELHGLEPIAQAAHTAARRAALSARFPGERLVVPAGNLKTRSNDTEYPFRASVEYAYLTGNLTEDGVLVLEPASDGHRATIYLLPRSDRENGEFWLSGQGELWVGRRHSLTEAEQLYGIPASDVRELPEKLREATGPVRVVRGHDAGIEAALTDKVTAERDAELRVFLSEARLVKDEFEAGELQKAVDSTVRGFEDVVRVLDRAEATSERYIEGTFFLRARVEGNDIGYGSICAAGPHACTLHWVRNDGPVRSGDLLLLDAGVETHTLYTADVTRTLPVNGTYTEIQKKIYDAVYEAQEAGIAAVQPGAKYRDFHDAAQRVLAEKLVEWGLVEGPVERVLELGLQRRWTLHGTGHMLGMDVHDCAAARTETYVDSTLEPGMCLTVEPGLYFQADDLTVPEEYRGIGVRIEDDILVTETGNRNLSAGLPRRSEEVETWMAAITA comes from the coding sequence GTGTCGGAGGCGCTCAACCCGGAGACCCCGGAAGCCGTGCTTGACGATGCCGCTGACCAGGCGGACGAAGAAGAGCCCATCAAGCAGCGCAAGAACGGCCTGTACCCGGGCGTGTCCGACGAACTGGCCGAGAGCATGAAGTCCGGGTGGGCCGACACCGAGCTGCACGGCCTGGAGCCGATAGCTCAGGCCGCGCACACCGCCGCCCGCCGCGCCGCGCTCTCCGCACGCTTTCCGGGCGAGCGTCTGGTCGTCCCGGCGGGCAACCTGAAGACCCGCTCCAACGACACGGAGTACCCCTTCCGTGCCTCGGTCGAGTACGCGTACCTGACCGGCAACCTCACCGAGGACGGCGTCCTGGTGCTGGAGCCGGCCTCGGACGGCCATCGGGCCACGATCTACCTGCTGCCGCGCTCCGACCGCGAGAACGGCGAGTTCTGGCTCTCCGGCCAGGGCGAACTGTGGGTCGGCCGCCGCCACTCCCTCACCGAGGCCGAACAGCTGTACGGCATCCCCGCCTCGGACGTCCGCGAGCTCCCCGAGAAGCTGCGCGAGGCGACCGGCCCGGTCCGGGTCGTGCGCGGTCACGACGCCGGGATCGAGGCGGCGCTCACCGACAAGGTCACCGCCGAGCGCGACGCCGAGCTGCGGGTCTTCCTCTCCGAGGCCCGGCTGGTCAAGGACGAGTTCGAGGCCGGCGAGCTGCAGAAGGCGGTCGACTCGACCGTGCGCGGCTTCGAGGACGTCGTACGGGTCCTGGACCGGGCCGAGGCGACCAGCGAGCGCTACATCGAGGGCACGTTCTTCCTGCGCGCGCGGGTCGAGGGCAACGACATCGGTTACGGCTCCATCTGCGCCGCCGGACCGCACGCGTGCACGCTGCACTGGGTGCGCAACGACGGCCCGGTGCGCTCCGGCGATCTGCTCCTGCTGGACGCGGGCGTGGAGACCCACACGCTCTACACGGCCGACGTCACGCGCACGCTGCCCGTCAACGGCACGTACACGGAGATCCAGAAGAAGATCTACGACGCCGTGTACGAGGCCCAGGAGGCCGGCATCGCGGCCGTGCAGCCGGGCGCCAAGTACCGGGACTTCCATGACGCCGCCCAGCGTGTGCTGGCCGAGAAGCTCGTCGAGTGGGGGCTCGTCGAGGGCCCGGTCGAGCGGGTCCTGGAGCTGGGGCTGCAGCGCCGCTGGACGCTGCACGGCACCGGTCACATGCTCGGCATGGACGTCCACGACTGCGCGGCCGCGCGGACGGAGACGTACGTGGACAGCACGCTGGAGCCGGGCATGTGCCTGACCGTCGAGCCGGGGCTGTACTTCCAGGCGGACGACCTGACCGTGCCGGAGGAGTACCGGGGCATCGGCGTCCGTATCGAGGACGACATCCTCGTCACGGAGACCGGCAACCGGAACCTGTCCGCCGGGCTTCCTCGCCGGTCGGAAGAGGTCGAGACGTGGATGGCCGCGATCACGGCCTGA
- a CDS encoding triphosphoribosyl-dephospho-CoA synthase, with amino-acid sequence MSSSRADETLARAAVTALTGQLALAPKPGLPDPRDLGARVTGEDHCSLRWSAKALEPGLAAMAAAARRTGAATPGLRAELGAIGRSTEHSVTLAGGGHRGALWVLGLLVAAAALEPRAGGRDLTAAAKRIAAHSDRRAPRRPSRGSSVSAKYGAAGARGEAKAGFPHVRRALETLAAARTAGVPEPYARLDALLAVMSTLQDTGLLYTAGPHGLRHVQAGARGVIEAGSTSTGAGRAALAAFDEDLHARAWSPRGSSGLLAGALFADSLPVAVSPPVPAA; translated from the coding sequence ATGAGCAGCAGCCGTGCGGACGAGACGCTGGCGCGGGCCGCCGTGACCGCGCTCACCGGCCAGCTGGCGCTGGCACCCAAACCAGGACTGCCCGACCCGCGTGATCTCGGCGCCCGCGTGACCGGCGAGGACCACTGCTCGCTGCGCTGGTCGGCCAAGGCACTGGAGCCGGGCCTCGCGGCGATGGCCGCCGCCGCCCGCCGCACCGGCGCGGCGACCCCCGGACTCCGGGCGGAACTCGGGGCGATCGGACGCTCCACCGAGCACTCGGTGACCTTGGCGGGCGGCGGGCACCGCGGAGCGCTGTGGGTGCTCGGCCTGCTGGTCGCCGCCGCGGCCCTGGAACCCCGGGCCGGCGGACGGGACCTGACCGCGGCCGCCAAGCGGATCGCGGCCCACTCCGACCGGCGGGCACCACGAAGGCCCTCCCGCGGCTCGTCGGTCTCCGCGAAGTACGGCGCGGCGGGCGCCCGGGGCGAGGCGAAGGCCGGATTCCCGCATGTGCGCCGGGCGTTGGAGACGCTGGCCGCGGCGCGCACCGCGGGCGTACCCGAGCCGTACGCGCGGCTCGACGCGCTGCTGGCCGTCATGTCGACGCTCCAGGACACCGGGTTGCTGTACACGGCAGGACCGCACGGACTGCGGCACGTGCAGGCGGGTGCCCGCGGGGTCATCGAGGCGGGCAGCACGTCCACCGGGGCGGGCCGGGCGGCCCTGGCGGCCTTCGACGAGGACCTCCACGCGCGCGCGTGGAGCCCCCGGGGAAGCAGCGGGCTGCTCGCGGGGGCCCTGTTCGCGGACTCGCTTCCGGTGGCGGTCAGTCCACCGGTACCGGCCGCTTGA
- a CDS encoding copper chaperone PCu(A)C codes for MTRRTASSAALVLAAALTLAGCGDPDSGDSEGGLSVNSAYMPQPVSDSMAAGFLVIANGGDAGDRLSSVTSDLAGEVTIHTTVGQSMEQVKGLDVPAHGKLVLDSGGDHLMFEKLKRKPKEGDTVSLELRFTKSDPVKVEMPVKSATYQPASVTRSSARSSTHSTSQSTARTTSYSTSRSASYSYSSTTSHH; via the coding sequence GTGACACGTCGTACGGCGTCCTCGGCCGCCCTCGTCCTGGCGGCCGCCCTCACCCTGGCGGGCTGCGGGGACCCGGACTCCGGCGACTCGGAGGGCGGGCTGTCGGTGAACTCCGCCTATATGCCGCAGCCGGTCTCGGACTCCATGGCGGCCGGTTTCCTGGTCATCGCCAACGGCGGCGACGCTGGCGACAGGCTGTCCTCCGTCACCAGCGACCTCGCCGGCGAGGTCACCATCCACACCACCGTCGGACAGTCGATGGAACAGGTGAAGGGGCTCGACGTCCCCGCCCACGGCAAGCTCGTCCTCGACAGCGGCGGCGACCACCTCATGTTCGAGAAGCTGAAGCGCAAGCCGAAGGAGGGCGACACGGTGTCCCTGGAGCTGCGCTTCACGAAATCCGATCCGGTCAAGGTCGAGATGCCGGTGAAGTCGGCCACCTATCAGCCGGCGTCGGTGACCAGATCGTCCGCGCGGTCGTCTACACACTCGACGTCGCAGTCGACGGCACGCACGACTTCGTACTCGACGTCACGCTCGGCCTCGTACTCGTACTCGTCCACGACATCGCACCACTGA
- the pdxR gene encoding MocR-like pyridoxine biosynthesis transcription factor PdxR, which yields MDSFRAGVGVDLHLEPDVSDGRRAGLERALRDAVRDGRLAPGTRLPATRRLAVELGISRGTAKAAYDQLVAEGYLTARQGAGTEVALPPSADAASPEASPRARAPRFDLRPGSPDVGTFPAAAWSRALRRAIAGAPSLAYDYGDPRGRIELRTALSSYLGRARGVIAPPERIVVTTGYVQGLALLTRVLDGGAIAMEDPGLPFHRDVVRHNGGTVTPAEVDERGVRVRGLGDAAAVVVTPAHQYPTGVTLHPERRRALTDWARARGGVIVEDDYDGEFRYDRQPVGALQGMAPGQVAYLGTVSKTLGPALRLGWMVLPPHLVDAVADAKLHSDHHTESIGQLALAELITGHAYDRHVRACRLRYRRRRDQLLDRLGTRRGVRGIAAGLHALVDVADEEAVLARAAEKGLAVGRLGEHWHTSGDGRPQGLVVGYGTPRERVYPQALEVLGRVLEEA from the coding sequence GTGGACTCGTTCCGGGCCGGTGTCGGTGTCGATCTGCATCTCGAACCCGATGTCTCGGACGGGCGTCGCGCCGGACTGGAACGGGCGCTCCGTGACGCCGTCCGGGACGGTCGGCTGGCTCCCGGTACGCGGCTGCCGGCGACCCGGCGCCTCGCCGTCGAACTCGGGATCTCACGGGGGACGGCGAAGGCGGCCTACGACCAGCTCGTCGCCGAGGGGTATCTGACCGCGCGGCAGGGCGCCGGCACCGAGGTCGCCCTGCCGCCCTCCGCGGACGCGGCGTCCCCGGAGGCGTCGCCACGCGCGCGTGCGCCCCGTTTCGATCTGCGGCCCGGCAGCCCCGACGTCGGTACGTTCCCGGCGGCGGCCTGGTCGCGGGCGCTGCGCCGGGCGATCGCGGGCGCGCCCTCCTTGGCGTACGACTACGGGGATCCGCGCGGCCGGATCGAACTGCGGACGGCCCTGTCGAGCTATCTGGGGCGGGCCCGCGGGGTGATCGCGCCGCCCGAGCGGATCGTCGTCACGACCGGATACGTACAGGGGCTCGCGCTCCTCACCCGGGTGCTGGACGGCGGGGCGATCGCCATGGAGGACCCCGGACTGCCCTTCCACCGGGACGTGGTGCGGCACAACGGCGGGACGGTGACCCCCGCGGAGGTCGACGAACGGGGCGTCCGTGTACGGGGGCTCGGTGACGCGGCGGCCGTCGTCGTCACGCCTGCGCACCAGTACCCGACCGGGGTGACCCTGCACCCCGAGCGGCGGCGGGCCCTCACCGACTGGGCACGCGCGCGTGGAGGCGTGATCGTCGAGGACGACTACGACGGGGAGTTCCGTTACGACCGGCAGCCCGTGGGCGCCCTCCAGGGGATGGCCCCCGGGCAGGTGGCCTACCTGGGGACGGTGTCCAAAACGCTCGGGCCCGCTCTGCGGCTCGGCTGGATGGTGCTGCCGCCGCATCTCGTCGACGCGGTCGCCGACGCCAAGCTGCACAGCGACCACCACACCGAGTCCATCGGCCAGCTGGCCCTCGCCGAGCTGATCACCGGCCACGCCTACGACCGGCACGTACGCGCGTGCCGGCTGCGCTACCGGCGCCGCCGGGACCAGTTGCTGGACCGGCTGGGCACGCGGCGGGGCGTACGGGGCATCGCGGCGGGGCTGCACGCGCTGGTCGACGTGGCGGACGAGGAGGCGGTGCTGGCACGGGCCGCCGAGAAGGGCCTCGCGGTGGGGCGCCTCGGCGAGCACTGGCACACGTCGGGCGACGGACGGCCGCAGGGACTCGTGGTGGGGTACGGGACACCCCGGGAGCGGGTCTATCCGCAGGCGTTGGAGGTGCTGGGCCGGGTGCTTGAGGAGGCCTGA
- a CDS encoding copper resistance protein CopC: MSQTIAPRVRTLLLLLLAVTGALLAGAAPVSAHAALTGSDPQQGAVVAEAPAQVSLTFSEQVAMSDDSVRVLDPKGKRVDTGKTSGQGGNTYAVKLHSGLPDGTFTVTYQVVSADSHPVAGAFTFSIGAPSKTSVAVSDQEAGGGVVGGLYGFARYVSYAGFILLVGGSAFVLACWQGGTGVRAVQRLVVSGWLALTGATLAMLMLRGSYTGSGTVGDIFDLNLLSQVLQTKTGAALVSRLLLLAAAALFIAVLFGAYEKREDEEEKGDLTFGLAIGGFVVAAGLAATWAMAEHASTGLQTGIAMPADVLHLLAVAVWLGGLSTLLVVLYRAPSSIGRSAVQRFSQVAFGSVAVLVVTGIYQSWRQVGSWSALTGTWYGQLLLIKVGLVVVLVGIAWISRRWTTRLAQAPAKEQAKPKAKVGASTSTPKKSNSAKSKGSKAAKGSQTAKGSQAANGSAGPSDDSDTSDTSDDKETVSVGGAGGGGKRAAQLARQRAAVAITREKRLRDADPLRTGLRRSVLAEAGVAVVLLAVTTVLTSTEPGRTEEEAKAATAAATSEQTGEALSLDIPFDTGGQDGKGIARVELDPARVGGNDMHVYVERPNGKAFDIPEVKIAFTLKAKDIGPLPVVPDRIATGHWTASGVQIPMAGSWQIAVTVRTSDIDQVTVDKNAQIG; the protein is encoded by the coding sequence TTGAGTCAGACCATCGCTCCCCGTGTGCGGACGTTGCTGTTGCTGCTCCTCGCCGTCACCGGCGCGCTCCTCGCCGGGGCCGCGCCCGTCTCCGCGCACGCCGCGCTGACCGGGAGCGACCCCCAGCAGGGAGCGGTGGTCGCCGAGGCCCCGGCCCAGGTGTCGCTCACCTTCTCCGAGCAGGTCGCGATGTCCGACGACTCGGTGCGCGTGCTGGACCCCAAGGGCAAGCGCGTCGACACCGGCAAGACGTCCGGGCAGGGCGGCAACACGTACGCCGTGAAGCTGCACTCCGGCCTGCCCGACGGCACGTTCACCGTCACCTACCAGGTGGTCTCGGCCGACAGCCACCCCGTCGCCGGCGCCTTCACCTTCTCCATCGGGGCACCCTCCAAGACGTCCGTCGCCGTGTCCGACCAGGAGGCCGGCGGCGGGGTCGTGGGCGGCCTCTACGGCTTCGCCCGCTATGTGTCGTACGCGGGATTCATCCTGCTCGTCGGCGGCTCGGCCTTCGTGCTGGCCTGCTGGCAGGGCGGCACCGGCGTGCGTGCGGTGCAGCGGCTCGTGGTCTCGGGCTGGCTCGCCCTGACGGGGGCCACGCTCGCCATGCTGATGCTGCGCGGGTCGTACACCGGCTCGGGGACGGTCGGGGACATCTTCGACCTGAACCTGCTCAGCCAGGTGCTGCAGACCAAGACGGGCGCCGCCCTGGTGTCGAGGCTGCTGCTGCTCGCCGCGGCCGCGCTGTTCATCGCCGTGCTCTTCGGGGCGTACGAGAAGCGCGAGGACGAGGAGGAGAAGGGCGATCTGACCTTCGGGCTCGCCATCGGCGGGTTCGTCGTGGCGGCCGGTCTCGCCGCGACGTGGGCCATGGCCGAGCACGCCTCGACCGGTCTCCAGACGGGGATCGCGATGCCCGCCGACGTGCTGCACCTGCTCGCCGTCGCGGTCTGGCTCGGCGGGCTTTCGACACTGCTGGTGGTGCTGTACCGCGCCCCGTCGTCGATCGGACGGTCCGCCGTACAGCGCTTCTCCCAGGTCGCGTTCGGCAGCGTGGCCGTGCTGGTCGTAACCGGGATCTACCAGTCGTGGCGGCAGGTCGGCTCCTGGTCCGCGCTCACCGGGACCTGGTACGGACAGCTGCTGCTGATCAAGGTCGGCCTGGTGGTCGTCCTCGTCGGCATCGCGTGGATCTCACGTCGCTGGACCACCCGGCTGGCACAGGCACCCGCCAAGGAGCAGGCGAAGCCCAAGGCCAAGGTCGGGGCTTCGACGTCGACGCCGAAGAAGTCGAACAGCGCGAAGTCGAAGGGGTCCAAGGCCGCCAAGGGATCCCAGACGGCCAAGGGGTCCCAGGCGGCCAACGGGTCCGCGGGGCCTTCGGACGACTCGGACACATCCGACACCTCGGACGACAAGGAGACGGTCTCCGTGGGCGGCGCGGGCGGTGGCGGCAAGCGCGCCGCCCAGCTGGCCCGGCAGCGGGCCGCGGTGGCCATCACGCGCGAGAAGCGCCTGCGGGACGCCGACCCGCTCCGCACCGGCCTGCGCCGCTCGGTGCTCGCCGAGGCGGGCGTGGCCGTCGTCCTGCTGGCCGTCACCACCGTGCTCACGTCCACCGAACCCGGGCGTACGGAGGAGGAGGCGAAGGCCGCCACCGCCGCCGCCACCTCGGAGCAGACCGGTGAGGCGCTGTCGCTTGACATCCCGTTCGACACGGGAGGCCAGGACGGCAAGGGGATAGCCCGCGTCGAGCTGGACCCGGCCCGCGTCGGCGGCAACGACATGCACGTCTACGTGGAGCGGCCGAACGGCAAGGCCTTCGACATTCCCGAGGTCAAGATCGCCTTCACCCTCAAGGCGAAGGACATCGGTCCGCTGCCCGTGGTCCCCGACCGCATCGCCACCGGACACTGGACGGCGAGCGGGGTGCAGATCCCGATGGCGGGCAGCTGGCAGATCGCGGTGACCGTGCGGACCTCCGACATCGACCAGGTGACCGTGGACAAGAACGCGCAGATCGGCTGA
- a CDS encoding intradiol ring-cleavage dioxygenase — protein sequence MTGTHKGTSITRRRVIAVTGGTAAVGGLAIVGYQAAFADGTTAAATETAAASASATSGGGTCVLMSSVTEGPYYLDGALVRKDITEGKSGIPLTLRITVRDTTESCAPVAGAAVEIWHCDAWGYYSGYTTANPGGSAPAESEDGSTADDKTYLRGYQVADADGVVTFETIVPGWYTPRTCHIHVKVHTGGEKEDGTYEGGKVNYTGQLFFDDDIAEQIFELEPYSKHSGTWTKLDDDMVYDGGGASGGLLTLKPVHKKDPSKGYKGSITLGVDPDAENSGAGSGGGGGGTPPSGAPGDAPSGAPSASASSASSAASSSSSSS from the coding sequence ATGACGGGAACACACAAAGGCACCAGCATCACGCGGCGCCGGGTGATCGCGGTCACCGGCGGTACGGCCGCGGTCGGCGGTCTAGCGATCGTCGGATACCAGGCCGCCTTCGCCGACGGGACGACGGCCGCGGCCACGGAGACGGCCGCCGCGAGCGCGTCGGCCACCTCGGGCGGCGGTACCTGCGTCCTCATGTCCAGCGTCACCGAAGGCCCGTACTACCTCGACGGTGCCCTGGTGAGGAAGGACATCACCGAGGGCAAGAGCGGCATCCCGCTGACACTGCGGATCACCGTGCGGGACACCACCGAGTCCTGCGCCCCGGTCGCCGGCGCGGCCGTGGAGATCTGGCACTGCGACGCCTGGGGCTACTACTCGGGCTACACGACGGCCAACCCCGGCGGCTCCGCGCCCGCCGAGAGCGAGGACGGCTCGACCGCCGACGACAAGACCTACCTGCGCGGCTACCAGGTCGCCGATGCCGACGGGGTCGTCACGTTCGAGACCATCGTCCCCGGCTGGTACACGCCGCGGACCTGTCACATCCACGTGAAGGTGCACACCGGCGGCGAGAAGGAGGACGGCACCTACGAGGGCGGCAAGGTCAACTACACCGGCCAGCTCTTCTTCGACGACGACATCGCCGAGCAGATCTTCGAACTGGAGCCCTACTCCAAGCACTCGGGCACCTGGACCAAGCTCGACGACGACATGGTCTACGACGGCGGGGGCGCCTCCGGCGGCCTGCTCACCCTGAAGCCCGTGCACAAGAAGGACCCCTCCAAGGGCTACAAGGGGTCCATCACGCTCGGGGTCGACCCGGACGCCGAGAACAGCGGCGCGGGCAGCGGCGGCGGTGGCGGCGGCACGCCCCCGAGCGGCGCGCCCGGAGATGCCCCCAGCGGCGCCCCGAGCGCGTCGGCCTCCTCCGCCTCCTCCGCCGCCTCTTCCTCTTCCTCCTCCTCGTAA
- a CDS encoding ATP-binding protein, with translation MSIWWSLHLRREAASVPLARRLLIGTMESAGVDPDISYDISVALSEACANAVEHGGDTDRGKPTEAYRVTAYLDGEKCRIEVTDSGPGFPSGRGRAPMRPSHSDAENGRGLCLIQELADHVHIGSSVRGGAVVSFDKILKWREGTPLLAT, from the coding sequence ATGAGCATCTGGTGGTCCCTCCATCTCCGGCGTGAGGCGGCGAGTGTTCCGCTCGCCCGGCGCCTGCTGATCGGCACGATGGAGTCGGCGGGGGTGGATCCTGACATCTCCTACGACATCTCCGTCGCGCTGAGCGAGGCCTGCGCCAACGCCGTCGAGCACGGGGGCGATACGGACCGTGGGAAGCCGACCGAGGCCTACCGGGTCACCGCCTATCTGGACGGCGAGAAATGCCGCATCGAGGTGACCGACTCGGGCCCGGGATTCCCGTCGGGGCGTGGGCGTGCGCCCATGCGCCCCTCCCACAGCGACGCGGAGAACGGCCGGGGCCTGTGTCTGATCCAGGAACTCGCCGACCACGTCCACATCGGCAGCTCCGTCAGGGGCGGGGCCGTGGTCAGCTTCGACAAGATCCTCAAGTGGCGCGAGGGCACGCCGCTGTTGGCCACCTGA
- a CDS encoding SCO family protein encodes MRKKTYAVAALFAAAALTLSACGSGDSGSDNAVAEVSTETGSDKAATVLDKPFEKPDLVLTDTHGKKYDLREATEGKPTLIYFGYTNCPDVCPLTMNNIAVAKKQLDQDKKVSRAEKDSLRIVFVTTDPERDTPAALGKWLKGIDSDVVGLTGSFDTIQAGARTLGISIEAPKKGKDGKVTSMHGTQVIAFSPKTDGGYVLYGEDATVDDYTKDLPELIKGETP; translated from the coding sequence ATGCGCAAGAAGACGTACGCCGTGGCCGCACTGTTCGCCGCGGCCGCTCTGACCCTTTCCGCCTGCGGCAGTGGCGACAGCGGCAGTGACAACGCCGTCGCCGAGGTGTCCACCGAAACCGGCTCGGACAAGGCCGCCACGGTCCTCGACAAGCCGTTCGAGAAGCCGGACCTGGTCCTCACCGACACGCACGGCAAGAAGTACGACCTCCGTGAGGCGACCGAGGGCAAGCCGACGCTGATCTACTTCGGCTACACCAACTGCCCCGACGTCTGCCCGCTGACGATGAACAACATCGCCGTCGCCAAGAAGCAGCTCGACCAGGACAAGAAGGTGTCCCGGGCCGAGAAGGACTCGCTCCGCATCGTGTTCGTCACCACCGACCCGGAGCGGGACACCCCCGCCGCGCTCGGCAAGTGGCTCAAGGGCATCGACTCGGACGTCGTCGGCCTGACCGGCTCCTTCGACACGATCCAGGCGGGTGCCAGGACGCTGGGCATCTCCATCGAGGCTCCCAAGAAGGGCAAGGACGGCAAGGTCACCTCCATGCACGGCACGCAGGTCATCGCCTTCTCCCCGAAGACCGACGGCGGTTACGTGCTGTACGGCGAGGACGCCACCGTCGACGACTACACCAAGGACCTCCCCGAACTGATCAAGGGCGAGACGCCGTGA